A part of Myxococcus landrumus genomic DNA contains:
- a CDS encoding Hsp70 family protein — protein MSTAPILGIDFGTTNTSAAFFDKAGKLRVVPVTDKSFTLPSVVWFHAADKAIVGHAARRQIIDDPRHTVFGAKRFLGRRYQSEYVTQHKDKYAFELVEAPDGYTAVKMYGKVTSLTDVTQLVIKQILTLANHAAGEPFRECVLTVPAHASIRQREAVRQAAEQCGLQVRAIINEPTAAALYYANLRNPEQTVMVFDLGGGTFDATLLAVHNRVVKVLATGGDAFLGGANFDERIVEFLVSDFQRQHGIDLRANQVVMQRLVFAAESAKMTLSTRDSTVMRVPCIAQKDGGFVDFDYTLTRKQLEEMVFQLIERAASACDDVLERAKLKAEHIDELVLVGGQTRMPVIRQRFSHFKRLSSDKEVNPELGVAVGAAILGRNLARGITGLTDVVPMPIGIMVPGGAQHEVIPANTPVPATRSVTLELPLIPGPISVALFESLDTTTVERELLGTVRIELDWRTTYKGPTTLELRMGQDFILNAALVSPQGTRHPLAITDLRAPKRTS, from the coding sequence ATGAGTACGGCGCCCATCCTCGGAATCGACTTCGGGACCACCAACACGTCGGCGGCCTTCTTCGACAAGGCGGGCAAGCTGAGGGTGGTGCCCGTCACGGACAAGAGCTTCACGCTGCCCTCGGTGGTGTGGTTCCACGCGGCGGACAAGGCCATCGTTGGCCATGCGGCGCGGCGGCAAATCATCGACGACCCTCGCCACACCGTCTTCGGCGCCAAGCGGTTCCTCGGCCGCCGCTACCAGTCCGAGTACGTCACCCAGCACAAGGACAAGTACGCCTTCGAGCTCGTCGAGGCCCCCGACGGCTACACCGCCGTGAAGATGTACGGGAAGGTGACATCGCTGACGGACGTCACCCAGCTCGTCATCAAGCAGATTCTCACCCTGGCGAACCACGCCGCCGGCGAGCCCTTCCGGGAGTGCGTGCTGACGGTGCCCGCGCACGCCAGCATCCGCCAGCGCGAGGCAGTGCGGCAGGCGGCCGAACAGTGTGGCCTCCAGGTCCGCGCCATCATCAACGAGCCCACCGCCGCGGCGCTGTACTACGCCAACCTGCGCAACCCCGAGCAGACGGTGATGGTGTTCGACCTGGGCGGTGGCACGTTCGACGCCACGCTCCTCGCCGTGCACAACCGGGTGGTGAAGGTGCTGGCCACCGGCGGCGACGCGTTCCTCGGTGGCGCCAACTTCGATGAGCGCATCGTCGAGTTCCTCGTGTCCGACTTCCAGCGCCAGCACGGCATCGACCTGCGCGCGAACCAGGTCGTGATGCAGCGGCTGGTGTTCGCGGCCGAGTCCGCGAAGATGACCCTGAGCACGCGCGACTCCACGGTGATGCGAGTGCCCTGCATCGCCCAGAAGGACGGCGGCTTCGTCGACTTCGACTACACGCTCACGCGCAAGCAGTTGGAAGAGATGGTGTTCCAGCTCATCGAGCGCGCCGCGTCCGCGTGTGACGACGTGCTGGAGCGCGCGAAGCTCAAGGCGGAGCACATCGACGAGCTGGTGCTGGTGGGCGGACAGACGCGCATGCCTGTCATCCGCCAGCGCTTCTCGCACTTCAAGCGGCTGTCCTCGGACAAGGAGGTCAACCCGGAGCTGGGCGTGGCGGTGGGCGCGGCCATCCTCGGTCGCAACCTGGCGCGCGGCATCACCGGCCTGACCGACGTGGTGCCCATGCCCATCGGCATCATGGTGCCCGGCGGGGCCCAGCATGAAGTCATCCCCGCCAACACCCCCGTGCCCGCCACGCGGTCCGTGACGCTCGAGCTGCCGCTCATCCCGGGCCCCATCTCCGTGGCCCTGTTCGAGTCCCTGGACACCACCACGGTGGAGCGCGAGCTGCTCGGCACGGTGCGCATCGAGCTCGACTGGCGCACGACCTACAAGGGCCCCACCACGCTGGAGCTGCGCATGGGCCAGGACTTCATCCTCAACGCGGCGCTCGTCTCTCCGCAGGGCACGCGCCACCCGCTCGCCATCACCGACCTGCGCGCGCCCAAGCGGACGTCGTAG
- a CDS encoding helix-turn-helix domain-containing protein, with protein MPVKRTPKPLRPLDAIAGALRRERERADVSLSELARRANVAKSTLSQLEAGTGNPSIETLWALAVALGIPFSRLVDPPIRQVKVIRAGEGAAIRSEQAHFTGIMLSACPPGARRDLYVINLEPGSSRQAQAHIPGSVEHLYVSKGRLRTGPTDTTVELGPGDYATFPGDVPHFYEALAPHTVAVLLMEHV; from the coding sequence ATGCCGGTAAAACGAACGCCCAAGCCGCTCCGCCCGTTGGATGCCATCGCCGGTGCGCTGCGCCGGGAGCGAGAGCGCGCGGACGTCTCGCTGTCGGAGCTGGCCCGGCGCGCCAACGTCGCCAAGTCCACCCTCTCCCAGTTGGAAGCCGGCACCGGCAATCCCAGCATCGAGACCTTGTGGGCCCTCGCCGTCGCCCTCGGCATTCCCTTCAGCCGGCTGGTGGACCCACCCATCCGACAGGTGAAGGTCATCCGCGCGGGCGAGGGCGCCGCCATCCGCTCCGAGCAAGCCCACTTCACGGGCATCATGCTGTCGGCCTGCCCGCCCGGCGCACGCAGGGACCTCTACGTCATCAACCTGGAGCCGGGCTCCTCGCGCCAGGCACAAGCCCACATCCCCGGCAGCGTCGAGCACCTCTACGTCAGCAAGGGGCGCCTGCGCACGGGTCCCACGGACACCACCGTGGAGCTGGGACCCGGGGATTACGCGACGTTTCCCGGAGATGTCCCCCACTTCTACGAGGCGCTCGCCCCGCACACGGTCGCCGTCCTCCTCATGGAGCACGTGTAG
- a CDS encoding AzlC family ABC transporter permease, protein MGKVDRALLRDVGAVALAAGVVGVSFGALAVAAGMPVWMAGLMSVVVFAGGSQFVAVGMVASGGSPVAAVLAGLLLNARHLPFGLVVADVLGRKWPMKLLGAHLMVDESVAFALAQRDPERRRAAYWLCGGLLFVGWNVGVVAGGWIGKTVGNPESLGLDAAFPACMLALLLPSLLPPKKEEAAEGAGPRATKARKVAVVGALIALAATPLLPAGLPVLLSILAVGVALR, encoded by the coding sequence ATGGGAAAAGTGGATCGCGCCCTTCTCCGGGATGTGGGGGCGGTGGCCCTGGCCGCGGGTGTGGTGGGTGTCTCGTTTGGAGCGCTCGCGGTGGCGGCGGGCATGCCCGTGTGGATGGCCGGGCTCATGTCGGTGGTGGTGTTCGCCGGAGGTTCGCAGTTCGTGGCGGTGGGGATGGTGGCGTCGGGAGGCAGCCCCGTGGCGGCGGTGCTGGCGGGGTTGTTGCTCAACGCGCGGCATCTGCCTTTCGGGTTGGTGGTGGCGGATGTGTTGGGGCGCAAGTGGCCCATGAAGTTGTTGGGCGCGCACCTGATGGTGGATGAGTCCGTGGCGTTCGCGCTGGCGCAGCGAGACCCGGAGCGCCGGCGCGCGGCTTATTGGTTGTGTGGCGGTTTGCTGTTCGTGGGCTGGAACGTGGGCGTCGTGGCGGGCGGGTGGATTGGGAAGACGGTGGGGAACCCGGAGTCGCTGGGGCTGGATGCGGCGTTTCCGGCGTGCATGCTCGCGTTGCTGTTGCCGTCGCTGCTGCCCCCGAAGAAGGAGGAGGCCGCGGAAGGGGCGGGGCCCAGGGCGACGAAGGCGCGCAAGGTGGCCGTGGTGGGGGCGCTCATCGCGCTGGCGGCGACGCCGCTGCTGCCCGCGGGGTTGCCGGTGTTGTTGTCGATTCTCGCGGTGGGGGTGGCTCTGCGATGA
- a CDS encoding AzlD domain-containing protein: MTLLPILVLALGTYGFRVAGPLLSERLRLSARVQDLMSLATIAMLAALVATSTLVAQGGFAGGARAVGVLVGAVLAWRQAPFIAVVVVAAATAAGLRLMGVP, translated from the coding sequence ATGACGCTGCTGCCGATTCTGGTCTTGGCGTTGGGGACGTATGGCTTTCGGGTCGCCGGTCCGCTCTTGAGTGAGCGGCTGCGGCTCTCCGCTCGGGTGCAGGACTTGATGTCACTGGCGACCATCGCGATGTTGGCGGCGCTCGTCGCCACCTCGACGCTGGTGGCGCAGGGCGGGTTCGCGGGAGGGGCTCGGGCGGTCGGGGTGCTGGTGGGGGCGGTGCTCGCCTGGAGGCAGGCGCCGTTCATCGCAGTGGTCGTGGTGGCCGCCGCCACGGCCGCGGGACTGCGCTTGATGGGGGTTCCCTGA
- a CDS encoding DUF6891 domain-containing protein, whose translation MNQELPESLRQWVEVEVQGGCRSEGEVLARLRARFAAHPDVGDGLESWMEQARQWLDAQDAREHGWGDEATANDALDQAFAALHREGIVALQDVEDGWGEVAAGAVRHPAVVRGAVFYSREALTRTMVNGEALRLSFTSTALVPKCKVKPELEKALAGKVRDTLASHGIETRWDGDLDSAIEIPAFPWRKRRRNAVIPDWSVAGVVRGLQLLDNVGEGAAIEGAKQFVVECAKRHYGEALTFEAAHVPETGVFDLYAVIAVVENHSEPPNSSARLLSEIEPLFPGAGFVDGDEMLIQLFYREVDRLKARVHDVQYPGVLRMTTVGCLMPAVSARELREGVLGHLPAAPQE comes from the coding sequence ATGAATCAGGAGCTGCCGGAGTCGCTGCGACAGTGGGTGGAGGTCGAGGTCCAGGGCGGTTGTCGTTCCGAGGGTGAAGTGCTCGCGCGGTTGCGTGCGCGGTTCGCGGCGCATCCGGACGTGGGGGATGGGCTCGAGTCGTGGATGGAGCAGGCTCGCCAGTGGCTGGACGCGCAGGATGCTCGGGAGCACGGGTGGGGCGACGAGGCGACGGCGAATGATGCCTTGGACCAGGCGTTCGCGGCCCTCCATCGCGAGGGCATCGTGGCCTTGCAGGACGTGGAGGATGGCTGGGGAGAGGTCGCCGCGGGGGCGGTGCGCCACCCGGCGGTGGTCCGTGGCGCGGTCTTCTATTCGCGGGAGGCGCTGACGCGGACGATGGTGAACGGGGAGGCGTTGCGGCTCTCGTTCACGTCCACGGCGCTCGTGCCCAAGTGCAAGGTGAAGCCGGAGTTGGAGAAGGCGCTCGCGGGGAAGGTCCGCGACACGCTGGCGAGCCATGGTATCGAGACGCGTTGGGATGGCGACCTCGACTCAGCCATTGAGATTCCGGCGTTCCCCTGGCGCAAGCGGCGCCGCAACGCGGTGATTCCTGATTGGAGCGTGGCGGGCGTGGTGCGGGGGCTGCAGCTCCTGGACAACGTCGGGGAGGGGGCGGCCATCGAGGGGGCGAAGCAGTTCGTCGTCGAGTGCGCGAAGCGTCACTACGGCGAGGCGCTCACGTTCGAGGCGGCTCACGTGCCCGAGACGGGGGTGTTTGATTTGTATGCGGTGATTGCGGTCGTGGAGAACCACTCGGAGCCACCGAACTCCTCAGCGCGTCTCCTGTCGGAGATTGAGCCGCTCTTCCCCGGCGCCGGTTTCGTGGATGGCGATGAGATGTTGATTCAGCTCTTCTACCGAGAGGTGGACCGACTGAAGGCCCGCGTCCACGACGTGCAGTACCCGGGGGTGCTCCGGATGACGACGGTGGGCTGCTTGATGCCCGCCGTCAGTGCGAGAGAGTTGCGTGAAGGCGTCCTGGGTCACCTTCCCGCTGCACCCCAGGAATGA
- a CDS encoding sigma-54-dependent transcriptional regulator, which produces MPASVLIVDDEKNILLTLSQALQLAGYQTHLAASGQVALDVVSARPVDAVLMDVKMPDMDGLTALARLTELKPELPVIMMSGHGTIDTAVKATQLGARDFLEKPIARERLLVALRNVLKHQAAMEELRELREQLGRYDMVGSGPAMQRIFSLIQRTAPSEGRVLITGENGTGKELIARALHQHSRRKAGPFVKLNCAAVPHELIESELFGHEKGAFTGAVSVRRGKFELAHEGTLFLDEIGDMPPAMQAKLLRVLQEGELERVGGAETLKVDVRVIAATNKHLEKEIAAGRFREDLYYRINVVQIHSPPLRERREDLPDLIGTFLREACAKNGRRPLTLSPDALAVMSAYDYPGNVRELRNLVERLAILCEGPVVTRTDALELLPRGRGAVPPPVETMPVADTSHPSADAAVVAASSTPAPALATPPLPPTPQTGFRPRADKTFREQVEDAERDIILFVLAHTHDNVTEAARLLDLERGHFYKKMKALGLRRGASES; this is translated from the coding sequence ATGCCCGCATCCGTGCTCATCGTCGATGACGAGAAGAACATCCTGCTGACCCTGAGTCAGGCATTGCAGCTTGCGGGATATCAAACACATCTGGCGGCAAGCGGGCAGGTGGCCCTGGACGTGGTGAGCGCGCGCCCGGTGGACGCGGTGTTGATGGACGTGAAGATGCCGGACATGGATGGGCTGACGGCGCTGGCCCGGCTCACGGAGCTCAAGCCGGAGCTGCCCGTCATCATGATGTCGGGGCACGGCACCATCGACACGGCGGTGAAGGCGACGCAGTTGGGGGCGCGGGACTTCCTGGAGAAGCCGATTGCGCGGGAGCGGCTGCTGGTGGCCCTGCGCAATGTGCTCAAGCACCAGGCCGCCATGGAGGAGCTGCGGGAGCTGCGGGAGCAGTTGGGGCGCTACGACATGGTGGGCAGCGGCCCGGCCATGCAGCGCATCTTCTCGCTCATCCAGCGGACGGCGCCGTCCGAGGGCCGGGTGTTGATTACGGGGGAGAACGGGACGGGCAAGGAGCTCATCGCGCGGGCGCTGCACCAGCACTCGCGGCGCAAGGCCGGGCCGTTCGTGAAGCTCAACTGCGCGGCGGTTCCGCACGAGCTGATTGAGAGCGAGCTGTTCGGGCACGAGAAGGGCGCCTTCACGGGGGCGGTGAGCGTGCGGCGCGGCAAGTTCGAGCTGGCGCACGAGGGGACGCTGTTCCTCGACGAGATTGGGGACATGCCCCCGGCGATGCAGGCGAAGCTCCTGCGCGTGCTCCAGGAGGGAGAGCTGGAGCGGGTGGGTGGCGCGGAGACGCTCAAGGTGGATGTGCGCGTCATCGCGGCGACGAACAAGCACCTGGAGAAGGAGATTGCCGCCGGGCGCTTCCGTGAGGATTTGTATTACCGCATCAACGTCGTGCAGATTCACTCGCCTCCGCTGCGGGAGCGGCGCGAGGACCTGCCGGACCTGATTGGGACGTTCCTGCGGGAGGCCTGCGCGAAGAACGGGCGCCGGCCATTGACGCTGTCGCCGGACGCGCTCGCGGTCATGAGCGCGTACGACTATCCCGGCAACGTGCGCGAGCTGCGCAACCTGGTCGAGCGACTGGCCATTCTCTGTGAGGGGCCTGTCGTCACGCGCACGGATGCGCTGGAGCTTCTGCCTCGGGGGCGTGGCGCGGTGCCGCCGCCTGTCGAGACGATGCCCGTCGCGGACACTTCGCATCCCTCGGCGGATGCCGCCGTGGTGGCGGCATCGAGTACCCCCGCCCCCGCGCTGGCGACGCCTCCGCTGCCGCCCACCCCGCAGACGGGCTTCCGCCCCCGCGCGGACAAGACGTTCCGGGAGCAGGTGGAGGACGCGGAGCGCGACATCATCCTGTTTGTTCTCGCCCACACTCACGACAACGTGACGGAGGCGGCGCGTCTGTTGGATCTAGAGCGTGGCCACTTCTACAAGAAGATGAAGGCGCTCGGCCTGCGGCGCGGGGCCTCGGAGTCGTAA
- a CDS encoding OmpA family protein yields the protein MRRISLWAGLGLAMAVLTGCPPTYPNCNDDSTCSEKGEVCVQGQCQECATDANCKEGFTCQGNKCAPKPPECTVDNQCGDGRICEAGKCAEAQCKDDSGCPSGGKCQAGRCQVPSDTCASNSDCGEGKECTAGRCVTAAADKCDWSPIRFGFNESSLTSEAQQRLSDLATCIKTGQQGKLTLAGHADERGTEEYNLQLSNRRAAAVKRYLTDLGVKSSSVTTVGYGETRPVNTSSSEDAWSENRRVEFQR from the coding sequence ATGCGTCGGATTTCTCTTTGGGCGGGTCTCGGCCTTGCGATGGCCGTGTTGACTGGCTGCCCCCCCACCTATCCCAACTGCAATGACGACTCGACTTGCTCCGAGAAGGGCGAGGTTTGCGTTCAGGGCCAGTGCCAGGAGTGCGCCACCGACGCCAACTGCAAGGAGGGCTTCACGTGCCAGGGCAACAAGTGCGCCCCCAAGCCCCCTGAGTGCACGGTCGACAATCAGTGCGGCGATGGCCGCATCTGCGAGGCCGGCAAGTGCGCCGAGGCTCAGTGCAAGGATGACTCCGGCTGCCCCTCCGGCGGCAAGTGCCAGGCGGGCCGCTGCCAGGTCCCCTCGGACACCTGCGCGTCCAACTCCGACTGCGGTGAGGGCAAGGAGTGCACCGCGGGCCGCTGCGTGACGGCCGCCGCCGACAAGTGCGACTGGAGCCCCATCCGTTTCGGCTTCAACGAGTCCTCGCTGACGTCCGAGGCGCAGCAGCGCCTGTCCGACCTGGCCACCTGCATCAAGACGGGCCAGCAGGGCAAGCTGACCCTGGCGGGTCACGCCGACGAGCGCGGCACCGAGGAGTACAACCTCCAGCTCTCCAACCGCCGCGCGGCGGCCGTCAAGCGGTACCTGACGGACCTGGGCGTCAAGTCCAGCAGCGTGACGACGGTGGGCTACGGTGAGACGCGCCCGGTGAACACCTCCTCCAGCGAGGATGCCTGGAGCGAGAACCGCCGCGTTGAGTTCCAGCGCTAG
- a CDS encoding chemotaxis protein CheW, with translation MAVHEPEARQSYLVFACGSSWYAVPAESAAEVVTFPELTRVPGSPAHLLGVFAHRGEVIPVVDMGLLVVGVSQSSRRAVLVRLPRGTLALTATTVAGVSPVTGALEPLGSSGVQVHLRGPAKSGPRDVAVIDPDGLFDHLSQGA, from the coding sequence ATGGCCGTCCACGAGCCGGAAGCGCGTCAGTCCTATCTCGTCTTTGCCTGCGGCAGTAGCTGGTACGCGGTACCCGCGGAGAGTGCGGCGGAGGTCGTCACCTTCCCCGAACTCACGCGGGTGCCGGGCTCCCCGGCGCACCTGTTGGGCGTGTTCGCGCACCGAGGAGAAGTCATCCCGGTGGTGGACATGGGCCTGCTCGTCGTCGGGGTGAGCCAATCCTCGCGGAGGGCCGTCCTGGTACGGCTCCCGCGTGGGACGCTGGCCCTCACTGCGACCACGGTGGCGGGTGTCTCCCCGGTGACGGGAGCGCTGGAGCCGCTGGGTTCCTCGGGCGTCCAGGTCCACCTGCGAGGCCCCGCCAAGAGCGGCCCCAGGGACGTGGCCGTCATCGACCCCGACGGGTTGTTCGACCATCTCAGCCAGGGGGCGTGA
- a CDS encoding protein CrdC yields the protein MAPASPVRGMLLCHAGPHRLAFAAHEVVSITSPGGEAAASAALAFRAPPGASRVLVATSGGTVGVDALEIDSETHWLMPVPGVVASASGGSLRGFVLARGALWPLLGLADFERFLRGLPRGAA from the coding sequence ATGGCACCAGCCAGTCCCGTCCGGGGCATGCTGTTGTGCCATGCGGGCCCGCATCGGCTCGCCTTCGCGGCGCATGAAGTGGTCTCCATCACCTCGCCGGGAGGAGAGGCCGCGGCCTCCGCCGCGCTGGCCTTCCGTGCCCCGCCGGGGGCCTCGAGGGTGCTGGTGGCGACGTCGGGGGGCACGGTGGGGGTGGATGCCTTGGAGATCGACTCGGAGACACACTGGCTGATGCCCGTGCCGGGGGTGGTGGCGAGTGCGTCGGGAGGGAGCCTGCGCGGCTTTGTCCTGGCGCGAGGGGCGCTCTGGCCGCTGCTGGGATTGGCGGACTTCGAGCGCTTCTTGCGGGGCCTTCCCCGAGGGGCCGCATGA
- a CDS encoding methyl-accepting chemotaxis protein, translating to MTAPQDVRGMARWLSRPVAPVSALGISLALLHGLLAEALPAGTWLRFLLLVAGVAALSLWLIHWHARRSLRVLQGVGEGHLPPSPENLKAALLEARGFPERCFTFALQSWLMGALMVACVFLPWVDAPLSLGPRIILVGASLGSLTALLIYLLVVRRCREAVEKVAARGLTPLEVVAAAPPRRLHIRRRMVLFTAIAVLTPSLFILDATVTRASRAMDDVVSARSPGEQDAALRRADDGRGLVVAGLVAVLVLLTAYLGGTVIAAPLRAITEDATRIAQGDLRPPRVIAAEDEVWAMSAAFAQMQAQLGQALIQLRRAGLQISTTTEQLVATSGEQESGADEQASSLNVTSATTEELARSAQQIAGNAESVSTIAESTFGAAQSGQRGAAAFLGAMQRMKQDNQAIADSVVRLNKRVQQIGKVVEFINEIADKSDLLALNAELEGTKAGEVGRGFSLVAAEMRRLAENVIRSTKAIEQLIEEIRDATHAAVMATEAGLKAMEAGTVLAAEVDESLSLILELARQTSHAVRSISLATQQQQTGTDQLAAAMGDILRVTEQNSAATKQMAVANADLSTLARDLKRVVERFHVAVREEA from the coding sequence ATGACGGCGCCCCAGGACGTGCGAGGCATGGCCCGGTGGCTGTCCCGGCCGGTGGCTCCGGTCAGCGCCTTGGGGATTTCCCTCGCGCTGTTGCATGGGTTGCTCGCGGAGGCGCTGCCCGCGGGGACGTGGCTGCGCTTCCTGTTGCTCGTCGCGGGCGTGGCGGCGCTGTCGCTCTGGCTCATCCACTGGCATGCCCGGCGCTCGCTGCGCGTGCTCCAGGGCGTGGGGGAGGGGCATCTGCCTCCCTCGCCGGAGAACCTGAAGGCGGCGCTGTTGGAGGCGCGAGGCTTTCCCGAGCGGTGTTTCACCTTCGCGCTCCAGAGCTGGCTGATGGGCGCGCTGATGGTGGCCTGTGTCTTCCTTCCCTGGGTGGATGCGCCGCTGTCGCTGGGGCCTCGCATCATCCTGGTGGGGGCGTCGCTGGGCTCGCTGACGGCGCTGCTCATCTACCTGCTGGTGGTGCGCCGGTGCCGGGAGGCGGTGGAGAAGGTCGCCGCGCGGGGACTCACTCCGCTGGAGGTGGTGGCCGCGGCGCCTCCTCGGCGTTTGCACATCCGCCGGCGCATGGTGCTCTTCACGGCCATCGCGGTGCTCACCCCGTCACTCTTCATCCTCGATGCCACGGTGACGCGTGCCTCGCGGGCCATGGATGACGTGGTGTCGGCGCGCTCGCCGGGGGAGCAGGACGCGGCGCTGCGGCGGGCGGATGACGGGCGCGGATTGGTGGTGGCGGGGCTGGTCGCGGTGCTGGTGCTCCTCACGGCGTACCTGGGCGGCACGGTCATCGCGGCCCCTCTGCGCGCCATCACCGAGGACGCCACGCGCATCGCCCAGGGAGACCTGCGCCCACCTCGTGTCATCGCCGCCGAGGACGAGGTGTGGGCCATGTCCGCCGCCTTCGCGCAGATGCAGGCGCAGCTGGGGCAAGCGCTCATCCAACTGCGACGAGCCGGGCTCCAGATATCCACCACCACCGAGCAACTGGTGGCCACGTCCGGAGAGCAGGAGTCGGGCGCGGATGAGCAGGCGAGCTCGCTCAATGTGACGAGTGCGACCACGGAGGAGCTGGCGCGCTCGGCGCAGCAAATCGCGGGCAACGCGGAGTCGGTGTCCACCATCGCCGAGTCGACCTTCGGTGCCGCGCAGTCCGGCCAGCGGGGCGCGGCCGCCTTCCTGGGCGCCATGCAGCGCATGAAGCAGGACAACCAGGCCATCGCCGACTCAGTGGTCCGGCTCAACAAGCGCGTGCAGCAGATTGGCAAGGTGGTGGAGTTCATCAACGAGATTGCCGACAAGTCTGACTTGCTGGCCCTCAACGCGGAGCTGGAGGGCACGAAGGCCGGCGAGGTGGGGCGAGGCTTCTCGCTGGTGGCCGCGGAGATGCGGCGGCTTGCGGAGAACGTCATCCGCTCCACCAAGGCCATCGAGCAGCTCATCGAGGAGATTCGCGACGCCACACATGCCGCGGTGATGGCCACGGAGGCGGGGCTGAAGGCGATGGAGGCGGGCACGGTGCTGGCGGCCGAGGTGGATGAAAGCCTGAGCCTCATCCTGGAGTTGGCCCGGCAGACGTCGCACGCGGTGCGGAGCATCTCGCTGGCCACGCAGCAGCAGCAGACGGGCACGGACCAGCTCGCGGCGGCCATGGGGGACATCCTTCGGGTGACGGAGCAGAACTCGGCGGCGACCAAGCAGATGGCGGTGGCGAACGCGGACCTGTCCACGCTGGCGAGGGACCTCAAGCGGGTGGTGGAGCGCTTCCACGTCGCGGTGCGGGAGGAGGCATGA